One stretch of Kiritimatiellaceae bacterium DNA includes these proteins:
- the pgsA gene encoding CDP-diacylglycerol--glycerol-3-phosphate 3-phosphatidyltransferase produces MKLPNILTTSRFVLAAVFMVCLSASFPGAPIAAVFFFGIAALTDALDGHLARKVYGCSAFGTLMDPLADKVLTAAAFIGFVELGIMPAWMVTLILSREMMVTGLRLLAIDKGLVLAASVWGKQKTIWQMVYISTVLLALAANSIVSWSFLESDSFQLIMLWMAGVVTALTVWSGIVYFRENRSLFSN; encoded by the coding sequence ATGAAACTGCCCAACATCCTCACCACCAGCCGTTTTGTTCTGGCCGCCGTTTTTATGGTGTGTCTAAGCGCCTCTTTCCCCGGCGCGCCGATTGCCGCCGTGTTCTTTTTCGGCATTGCTGCACTCACCGACGCACTCGACGGGCACCTCGCCCGCAAAGTGTACGGCTGCTCCGCCTTCGGGACGCTGATGGATCCGCTGGCCGACAAAGTCCTCACCGCCGCCGCCTTCATCGGCTTCGTTGAGCTCGGAATTATGCCGGCATGGATGGTCACGCTCATCCTTTCCCGCGAAATGATGGTGACCGGCCTGCGCCTGCTGGCCATCGATAAAGGCCTCGTCCTCGCCGCCAGCGTCTGGGGAAAACAGAAAACCATTTGGCAAATGGTTTATATCAGCACCGTGCTGCTGGCTCTTGCCGCCAACTCGATTGTTTCGTGGAGTTTTCTGGAAAGCGATTCATTCCAGCTGATCATGCTGTGGATGGCCGGAGTGGTCACTGCGCTGACCGTCTGGAGCGGCATTGTTTACTTCCGCGAAAACCGGTCGCTCTTCAGTAATTGA
- a CDS encoding DNA translocase FtsK produces MAKQSETVRSPKREAIGVILLALCLLSFLCVFSFNAEDIGFLHDPPASPPHNLVGPLGAWFAFIGFLLFGVGGYLVPFVLLTGGLMMTFRSYERGWPVWAWLTAGLVSLSSFFEYQPVLWKGLKELLNVGSPGGLVGQLLAIRTLGRLINHTGAGIIFITVFILAILQLTGMHPFTPFIFLWGKIKELRARRKEARAATPKPRFSREAKPAEEKEKKPLLKLKPAPDASELFTPPAAPAPKAEAKPDKADPPKPAKAKPVAPPPADELANVSVNIAPGRDESGYQLPPLTILDELPSLEARTSTENTEEKAKILQATLEEFRVDGTVTHVETGPTVTSYEITPAPGVRVEAIAGLEKNIALALRAQSIRIQAPIPGKGAVGIEVPNTKGTSVYLRELVESPAFHNPEIALPLALGKDVSGRMVVGDLSAMPHMLIAGATGAGKTVCMNSLLTGLLLSRTPEQLRLILIDPKTFEFQAYENLKHLVVPIITDAKKVTLGLRWAIKEMEKRYALFKKVKVRDIKGFNTRPIEKQTDLFGAAIEEDPDQPKDLVPAKLPYIVIVVDELAELMSVAQQEIEPCIVRLAQLSRAAGIHMILATQRPSVNVITGTIKANIPGRIAFQVAQGNDSRTILDTVGAEKLLGKGDMLYLPPGKNKPVRLQGTWTSDGEMHRVTDFIRTQGSPEFITEIKQKIESTRPELPEMNESDDLLEAAMEVLRSTKRASTSSLQRRLKIGYNRAASLMDMLEEKGVIGPPTETGPRDILIDLDGEIPEHSGHGEPLSEAEASQEFNGDDEEHKPEE; encoded by the coding sequence ATGGCAAAACAATCTGAAACAGTCCGTTCTCCGAAGCGCGAAGCGATCGGTGTCATTCTTCTGGCGCTCTGTCTGCTCAGCTTCCTTTGTGTGTTTTCATTCAACGCCGAGGATATCGGCTTCCTGCATGACCCGCCGGCATCACCGCCGCACAATCTGGTCGGCCCGCTGGGCGCGTGGTTTGCGTTCATCGGATTTCTGCTTTTCGGCGTCGGCGGCTATCTGGTGCCGTTCGTTCTTCTGACGGGCGGACTGATGATGACATTCCGCTCCTACGAACGCGGATGGCCGGTCTGGGCCTGGCTAACTGCCGGACTGGTTTCTCTTTCGAGCTTCTTTGAATATCAGCCCGTTCTTTGGAAAGGACTGAAGGAGCTTCTCAACGTGGGCAGTCCCGGCGGGCTGGTCGGACAGCTTCTGGCAATCCGTACACTGGGTCGGCTGATCAACCACACCGGTGCCGGAATTATTTTCATCACGGTTTTCATTCTCGCAATTCTTCAGCTGACCGGCATGCATCCTTTCACTCCGTTCATTTTCCTTTGGGGAAAAATTAAAGAACTCCGCGCCCGCCGCAAAGAGGCGCGCGCCGCCACACCGAAACCAAGATTCAGCCGCGAGGCAAAACCTGCGGAGGAAAAAGAGAAGAAACCTCTTCTGAAACTGAAGCCCGCGCCAGACGCCAGCGAACTGTTTACGCCGCCTGCCGCCCCGGCACCGAAAGCGGAAGCCAAGCCGGATAAAGCAGATCCGCCGAAACCTGCCAAAGCGAAACCGGTCGCTCCGCCACCTGCCGACGAGCTGGCTAATGTTTCTGTGAATATCGCGCCGGGCCGCGACGAATCGGGCTATCAACTCCCGCCGCTTACCATTCTCGACGAGCTGCCTTCGCTGGAGGCTCGCACGTCCACCGAAAACACAGAGGAAAAGGCTAAGATTCTTCAGGCGACTCTCGAGGAATTCCGCGTGGATGGAACCGTCACGCACGTCGAAACCGGCCCGACGGTTACGTCCTACGAAATCACTCCGGCTCCCGGCGTGCGGGTTGAAGCCATCGCCGGCCTTGAAAAAAATATTGCGCTGGCGCTCCGCGCTCAAAGCATCCGCATTCAGGCGCCGATTCCCGGAAAAGGCGCTGTCGGCATCGAAGTGCCAAACACGAAAGGCACGTCGGTTTATCTCCGCGAGCTGGTCGAAAGCCCCGCTTTCCATAACCCGGAAATCGCATTGCCGCTCGCACTCGGCAAAGACGTCAGCGGCCGTATGGTCGTCGGCGACCTTTCCGCCATGCCGCATATGCTGATCGCCGGGGCCACCGGCGCAGGCAAAACGGTCTGTATGAATTCACTGCTGACCGGCCTGCTCCTGTCACGCACGCCGGAACAGCTCCGGTTGATTCTGATCGACCCGAAGACGTTTGAATTTCAGGCTTATGAAAACCTCAAGCACCTCGTCGTACCGATTATCACCGACGCCAAAAAGGTGACGCTCGGTCTGCGCTGGGCTATTAAGGAAATGGAAAAGCGCTACGCCCTCTTCAAAAAAGTGAAGGTGCGCGATATCAAAGGCTTCAACACCCGACCGATCGAAAAACAGACCGACCTGTTCGGTGCCGCCATTGAAGAAGATCCCGACCAGCCGAAAGATCTGGTTCCGGCCAAGCTGCCCTATATCGTAATCGTGGTGGACGAACTGGCCGAATTGATGAGCGTCGCCCAGCAGGAAATCGAGCCGTGCATCGTGCGTCTCGCTCAGCTTTCCCGCGCCGCCGGCATTCATATGATTCTCGCCACACAGCGTCCGTCCGTCAACGTCATCACCGGCACGATTAAGGCCAACATTCCGGGCCGTATCGCTTTTCAGGTCGCACAAGGCAACGACAGCCGCACGATTCTTGATACCGTCGGCGCAGAAAAACTGCTCGGCAAAGGCGATATGCTCTACCTGCCGCCGGGCAAAAATAAACCGGTTCGCCTGCAGGGGACCTGGACCAGCGACGGTGAAATGCACCGCGTCACCGACTTTATCCGCACTCAAGGCTCGCCGGAGTTCATCACGGAGATCAAGCAGAAGATCGAAAGTACCCGGCCGGAACTTCCGGAGATGAACGAAAGCGATGACCTTCTCGAAGCCGCCATGGAAGTACTCCGCAGCACCAAGCGCGCTTCAACCTCCTCACTCCAGCGCCGCCTGAAAATCGGCTATAACCGCGCCGCAAGCCTGATGGATATGCTTGAAGAAAAAGGTGTCATCGGTCCGCCGACGGAAACCGGCCCGCGCGATATTTTGATCGACCTCGATGGCGAAATCCCCGAACACAGCGGTCATGGCGAACCTCTTTCCGAAGCGGAAGCTTCTCAGGAATTTAACGGTGACGACGAGGAGCATAAACCGGAGGAATAA
- a CDS encoding class I SAM-dependent methyltransferase, with product MQFNGNSDQSSARYWDDLAALYQKETRISTDDFHYGPLLPGDSVLRLLPDVRSLRSLEIGCGAGQNSIFLAKQGADCLAIDISEKQLACGRKLAAKEKVAVDFRCVSMDAMGDLGRFDLIHSTYALPFSADPQKVIADAAAMLKPGGTFLLITGHPLYAGEWLDIGDGEDGVFLPDYFHPEPDVRMSLDDQTMSAARYWPVSTVTEWLHAAGLTIDRLLEPAPMPISEMSEAEIRAKVPYESDDWRALYPQLARVPVVLITKCSLL from the coding sequence ATGCAATTTAACGGCAACAGTGATCAAAGCAGCGCGCGCTACTGGGACGACCTCGCGGCGCTCTACCAAAAAGAGACACGCATCTCGACAGACGATTTTCATTACGGTCCGCTCTTGCCGGGCGACTCCGTTCTCCGCCTTTTACCTGATGTCCGCAGCCTGCGGTCTCTCGAGATAGGTTGCGGTGCAGGACAGAATTCCATCTTTCTGGCCAAACAAGGTGCCGACTGTCTTGCCATCGATATTTCGGAAAAACAACTGGCATGCGGGCGCAAACTCGCCGCCAAGGAAAAGGTCGCCGTCGATTTCCGGTGCGTTTCAATGGACGCGATGGGTGATTTGGGCCGATTTGATCTAATCCACTCGACTTACGCCCTTCCGTTCTCCGCCGATCCGCAAAAAGTAATTGCCGACGCCGCCGCGATGCTTAAGCCCGGCGGAACGTTTCTGCTGATAACCGGTCATCCGCTGTACGCCGGCGAGTGGCTCGACATCGGCGACGGCGAAGACGGCGTTTTTCTGCCGGACTATTTCCACCCCGAACCGGATGTCCGCATGTCACTCGACGATCAAACGATGAGCGCCGCCCGCTACTGGCCGGTTTCAACCGTCACCGAATGGCTTCACGCCGCCGGACTGACCATTGACCGGTTGCTGGAACCTGCGCCGATGCCGATTTCAGAAATGAGCGAGGCTGAAATCCGTGCGAAAGTTCCGTATGAAAGCGACGACTGGCGCGCGCTTTACCCTCAGCTGGCCCGCGTTCCCGTAGTGCTGATTACGAAGTGCTCCCTCTTATAG
- a CDS encoding sulfatase, producing the protein MTAKKTRPNILFALADDASHFSVYGHRFVKTPHFDRVAKEGVLLTGMFTTNPKSAPSRASMLTGMHTWQLKEACTHWCVFPGAEEFAVYPDLLEEAGYLVGFTGKGWGPGDWKRRGRPRNPAGTEYNERTLTPPEGSLIANCDYTANFQDFLDKRTDGQPFCFWYGGREPHRHYNPGEGMRHGKKMEEVDTVPPYWPDEDVVRKDMLDYAFETEWFDKHLGTMLKILEDRGELENTLVIVTSDNGCPFPRVKGQMYDDDFRMPFAAMWPGTIAAGRTVNDLASFIDLAPTFLELAGIAVPPKLPGKSLTDIFYSKADGTVTAERNRAYMGRERHDMGRENDVGYPVRCVRTSQYLYIRNFAPDRWPAGNPETGFTDYDSSPVKDCILEQHEHGKDFYYNPSFAKRPAEELYDIPNDPYCMKNLAADPAFAATKAELWNDLQAKLKETGDPRISGEGDIFETYEYTGGTTHSWKNYVNGTWKKQDY; encoded by the coding sequence ATGACAGCAAAGAAAACACGCCCGAATATTCTGTTTGCCCTCGCGGATGATGCGTCGCACTTCAGCGTCTATGGCCATCGCTTTGTCAAAACGCCGCACTTCGACCGAGTCGCAAAAGAAGGCGTTCTTTTAACCGGCATGTTCACCACCAATCCGAAAAGCGCGCCGTCGCGGGCCTCAATGCTCACCGGCATGCACACCTGGCAGCTCAAAGAGGCCTGCACACACTGGTGCGTTTTCCCGGGTGCCGAAGAGTTCGCGGTCTATCCGGATCTGCTGGAAGAAGCCGGATATCTCGTCGGCTTCACCGGTAAAGGCTGGGGGCCGGGCGACTGGAAGCGCAGAGGCCGCCCGCGGAATCCGGCTGGAACGGAATATAATGAACGCACCCTGACTCCGCCGGAAGGCTCCCTGATTGCCAACTGCGACTATACAGCCAACTTCCAGGATTTTCTGGATAAACGCACCGACGGTCAGCCGTTCTGTTTCTGGTACGGCGGAAGAGAACCGCACCGGCACTACAATCCGGGCGAAGGAATGCGTCATGGGAAAAAGATGGAAGAGGTTGACACGGTTCCGCCGTACTGGCCCGACGAAGACGTTGTCCGGAAGGACATGCTCGACTACGCCTTCGAAACCGAATGGTTTGATAAACATCTGGGAACCATGCTGAAAATCCTCGAAGATCGCGGCGAACTCGAGAACACGCTGGTGATCGTTACGTCCGACAACGGCTGTCCTTTCCCGCGCGTCAAAGGGCAAATGTACGATGACGATTTCCGCATGCCTTTCGCCGCCATGTGGCCGGGAACGATTGCCGCCGGACGCACCGTGAACGATCTGGCCAGCTTCATTGATCTGGCCCCGACGTTTCTGGAACTGGCTGGAATTGCTGTTCCGCCCAAACTGCCGGGCAAATCTCTGACCGATATTTTCTACAGCAAGGCCGACGGCACGGTGACCGCTGAACGCAACCGCGCTTACATGGGCCGCGAACGCCACGACATGGGCCGCGAAAACGATGTCGGTTATCCGGTACGCTGCGTCCGTACTTCGCAATATCTCTACATACGGAATTTTGCGCCCGACCGCTGGCCGGCAGGCAATCCGGAAACCGGTTTCACCGACTACGACAGCTCGCCGGTGAAAGACTGCATTCTTGAACAGCATGAACACGGGAAAGATTTTTACTACAACCCCTCCTTCGCGAAACGTCCGGCGGAAGAGTTGTATGATATTCCCAACGATCCCTACTGCATGAAAAATCTGGCCGCCGACCCGGCGTTCGCCGCAACAAAAGCCGAACTCTGGAATGATCTGCAGGCCAAACTGAAAGAAACCGGCGACCCGCGCATTTCCGGTGAAGGCGACATTTTCGAGACCTACGAGTACACCGGTGGCACAACACACTCCTGGAAAAATTACGTCAACGGCACCTGGAAGAAGCAGGACTATTAA
- the hisC gene encoding histidinol-phosphate transaminase, producing the protein MKNLIRKSVEAMSGYVPGEQPKGEGVIKLNTNENPWLCSPEVRDILNEIDVVELAKYPDPLCAEVRKVIAEKHEVGLANTFAGNGSDEILALCIRAFCERDGSVGYFDPSYSLYPVLAQIEEIAVKPVALDENFEWKMPKGYEASVFFLTNPNAPTGMLFPKAKVEAFIKNFPGVVVIDEAYVDFARESCMEFATKYDNVIVARTLSKSYALAGIRFGYCVGAKPLIDALHKIKDSYNVSRLTQELARVALLDEETMAAITAAVKGTRGLLTDELKALGFKVYPSETNFVWAKPPNLPAKKIFEELRNRNIFVRWFDGPRTKDCLRITVGTNEQIMTLIENLEEILGK; encoded by the coding sequence ATGAAAAATTTGATTCGAAAATCTGTAGAAGCGATGAGCGGCTATGTTCCGGGGGAACAGCCGAAGGGCGAGGGCGTTATCAAGCTGAACACGAACGAAAATCCGTGGCTCTGCTCGCCGGAAGTCCGCGACATCCTCAACGAGATCGACGTTGTTGAGCTGGCGAAATATCCCGATCCGCTTTGTGCCGAAGTTCGTAAAGTGATTGCCGAAAAGCACGAAGTCGGCCTTGCGAATACCTTTGCCGGAAACGGATCGGACGAAATTCTGGCCCTTTGCATCCGCGCATTCTGCGAGCGCGACGGCTCAGTCGGCTATTTTGATCCGTCCTATTCGCTTTATCCGGTGCTGGCGCAGATTGAAGAAATTGCCGTGAAGCCGGTGGCGCTGGACGAAAACTTTGAGTGGAAGATGCCGAAAGGCTACGAAGCGTCGGTTTTCTTTTTGACCAACCCCAACGCGCCGACCGGCATGCTGTTTCCGAAAGCCAAGGTTGAGGCGTTCATCAAAAATTTCCCCGGCGTGGTGGTGATCGACGAAGCCTACGTGGACTTCGCCCGCGAAAGTTGCATGGAGTTTGCGACGAAATACGACAACGTGATCGTGGCGCGGACGCTTTCTAAATCCTACGCGCTGGCTGGCATCCGCTTCGGCTATTGCGTCGGCGCGAAACCGCTGATCGACGCGTTGCACAAAATCAAAGATTCCTACAACGTCAGCCGCCTGACTCAGGAGCTGGCGCGCGTTGCGCTGCTCGACGAAGAAACCATGGCGGCGATTACCGCCGCCGTCAAAGGAACGCGCGGACTCCTCACCGACGAACTGAAGGCGCTGGGCTTTAAGGTTTATCCGTCGGAAACCAACTTTGTCTGGGCGAAGCCGCCAAACCTTCCCGCGAAGAAAATTTTCGAAGAATTGCGCAACCGCAACATCTTTGTCCGCTGGTTTGACGGCCCGCGCACCAAAGACTGCCTGCGCATTACGGTCGGCACGAACGAGCAGATCATGACCCTGATTGAAAATCTGGAAGAAATTCTCGGTAAGTAG
- a CDS encoding electron transfer flavoprotein subunit beta/FixA family protein: MHIVVCIKQVPDSDKVTIDRETNRLNRAGVPSIINPFDENALEMALQLKDKHGGKITVISMGPPQAEEALRTALSHGADEAILISDRKFGGADTWATSYTITLALKKLTEPVDLILFGKQAIDGDTAQVGPGVAHFYGVPMITYAKSCEVIDNGFRVQQVTDHGYNVWDVEKPAALTVVKEANSLRMPSLKKKMAAKKAEIPVWGVEQLQPEEGKIGLAGSPTKVNKVFAPPVKLNKEILSGEPADMVKELIFKLREKKVL, from the coding sequence ATGCATATTGTGGTTTGTATCAAGCAGGTGCCGGACTCGGATAAGGTCACAATCGACCGCGAGACGAACCGTCTCAACCGCGCCGGAGTGCCGAGCATCATTAATCCCTTTGACGAAAACGCGCTGGAAATGGCGCTTCAGCTCAAGGACAAGCACGGCGGGAAAATCACCGTCATTTCCATGGGTCCGCCGCAGGCTGAAGAAGCGTTGCGCACGGCGCTTTCGCACGGCGCGGACGAAGCGATTCTGATTTCCGACCGCAAGTTCGGCGGTGCCGACACCTGGGCCACCTCCTATACAATCACGCTGGCGCTCAAGAAGCTGACCGAGCCGGTTGATCTGATTCTCTTCGGCAAGCAGGCGATCGATGGCGATACCGCGCAGGTCGGTCCCGGCGTGGCGCACTTCTACGGCGTACCGATGATCACCTACGCCAAATCCTGCGAAGTGATCGACAACGGCTTCCGCGTTCAGCAAGTGACCGACCACGGTTACAACGTCTGGGATGTTGAAAAACCGGCCGCGCTGACGGTCGTTAAAGAAGCCAATTCGCTGCGAATGCCGTCGCTGAAGAAAAAGATGGCTGCCAAAAAAGCCGAGATTCCGGTTTGGGGCGTTGAACAGCTTCAGCCCGAAGAAGGCAAAATCGGTCTGGCCGGTTCGCCGACCAAGGTGAATAAGGTTTTTGCGCCGCCGGTGAAGCTCAATAAGGAAATCCTTTCCGGCGAGCCTGCGGACATGGTCAAAGAACTCATTTTCAAATTGCGGGAGAAGAAAGTCCTATGA